The DNA sequence ATGCACATAGAAGTAAATACCAAAACTCATTGCGCCCATAAACAGCGCACAAATAATAATTAATTTACGATTCACACCGCCTCTATCAGAGAAACGTGCAACAATCGCATTGACACTGAATTGACTGATTGCGGCTAATGCCAGCAATAAACCGAATTGCGATGTCGTCATGCCTAACTCATTCGTAGCAAAGAGCACTAAATAAGGAATGGTAATCGCAATCCCCATACCGATGAGCATCATGTTAATGACAAATAATTTATAGTTTTTAATATGCAGTAACTCTGCAAACATATTCTAACCTCACTCAACAATTAATAGTAACTACTAGTTTAATCAATTTAAAGCTTATTTGGAATAGATAGACATAATTTTTATGGATTTCTCATATTATTTCTTTTCCACATTAAAAAGACATCCAGCACGATACGGATGTCTTTGTGATAGTTTGCATTCAATACTCAGCGTTATGCTTCTGGCTTTTCTGCAATATCATTGACCACTAAATCAACGAATGATTCTACTTGCGGCAATTGCAACATGCTGGAGTCATAACTCAAATAAGTTGAACGCACTAATGGATGTGTTTCAATATCAACTTGTTCAAAATCAAAACGCTTCGGATCTAAATCTTTAATCATAATTTCCGGCAGCACCGTCACACCGACACCGCCAACAAGCATTTCTTTACATGTAGCAACTTGGTCTACAGATATCATTGCATGATAATCTTTGCCTAAGTTGCGGCCATACCATTCTTTGATTTGATTAATATAAATCGGGTCTGCTTGAAACTCGATAAATGGTAATTCTGGTGCTTGGTCTCTCTTGCCTTTGGGGTAAATAAAGAAATGTTTGTCATTGAATAAGTATTGGTTGTTCAAATTTAAAATTTTACTGCCGCGGATAATCATAATGTGATAGTCTCGATGATGTGCTTTTATATGATCACTGGAACCCACGCGTACTTGAATTTCTACATTCGGATACTTATCGTTATAATGACTCAGCACTTCAGGCAGCAATGTTTGACCTATCAATGAAGAGCACCCTATAGAGATTGTGCCGTTGACTTCTCCCATATGGGCTTGCATCTTATCAAAGAACAAACGCTCGCGTTTCAGCATATCTCTGGCATGTTCTATGACCATTGCGCCCTCAGTCGTAGTAATCAGCTGCTTTTTGGTACGTATAAAGATATCCACTCCAAATGCATTCTCTATCGCTTTTAATCGCTGTGTTACAGCAGGTTGAGAAATATATAAAATCTCAGCTGCTTTACGCAATGTACGCGTTTCGTCTAACGTGATTAACAATCGGTAATCCTCAATCTTCACACTTTATCCTCCTAGATACTTCAATCCATTTCTAATAAATAAAACCATGCGGCAGTCAATCTGACAGCATGGCACCTTTCATACAAACATCTTTTGTACATGACATGCAGCGTGATAACCAGCTCATGATTTGTCGCGGTGATGATGCGTCGTATGTTTATCGTTTAAATATTTATGTTTAATCTTATTATAGCAATACATAATATTTTCTTGCATACTCGCAAAGTCATGATCGATTTTCATCATCAATTGATGCGCGATAATGTATGCTTCATGATATTGTTTCTTCGAAATCTGCTTTGTCTCTAATGCACGTAATAAGTCATCTTCATCAACCAACTCATATTCTCCGTTAGGCAGCACAATGATGTCTAGACATAAGTCCACTGTACGTGCTTTGCCCTTTTGTGTAATATTCTTGATGTTGATATCAAAATAATATTCAAGCGGGTTGCCTTTTTCATCTAGCATCACTGTTATACTGTAGCGTTTCTTATCGGGAACGATCTGAAGCCACTGATAGTTGTTATCTGCGACAACAATCGTCTGTCCCACGACTGAAACCTTTAAAGGTTCCTTTACTTTCTTCATTGTGATTAGACCAATGATTCCTTTGAATTTATTATTATTCACCTTAACTTCAGTATAATCTCTTTCAATCAGACGACGCCAGTGACGTTTATCGATGTATTTTACTTTCACAGTCACCAACTCCTTGACATTATTATATAAAACTGTCACATACATGTCACTCAATGTTTGATATTCTTTACATTATTGCAATAAGAAGCACACCTTTTACACATTAATAAGCGATAGTGCCTTCCCTTTGTTTTTCCCCGCAATATAAAAATACCGTACTTATTTGACATAAGTACGGCTGCATAAAAACATAAGGCTGCCCCATTTGCAGCCTTAGTGTTAACTCGTTTTAATTTTTCCAAGGAAGAAACTGTCGACTGCACTTAAGTTTCCTCTCCAAGTAATTTTACCGCTGGAAGGCGTCGGCTTGCTGTCTCCTAAAAAGATACTGACATCTTTTAAATGGATATAGTTCGCTTCGCCGTCAGATGACTCAGCTGCTTCGCTTGCTCCGGCAAGTTCTTCGCTGAATTCTTTAGAACGTTTATTTCCGCCTTTAAAATACTTGCTTTGTGTTTCAAAGTACTCTGATGCTGAAATCAATGTCCCTGTAACAATCGCACCGTTAATCATGAGTGTAATATCCAATGAAAAGTCATCTTGATTTGCGGCTTGTACAAAGGACTCTAATACATCATCTTTAGCAGAATTACTACTCATTTTAATCACCCCTCTTTGTTTTATTTAAGAATTGTGGGTATCATCATTACTTTCTAACCACGTTTTAGTTTCTTCTTCAGTTTTCTCTTTTTGCTTTTTTTGGGTTTGAGCCCTTTTTGTTTTCCTAGTACTTTTTTCGGGCTTTTGTTTTTGCTTTTCTTTTTCATTTTCTTGAGACGTTTTTTCAGATCTTTTTTCATCTTCTTTAGTTTTTTCTGATTGCTCTTTTTCATCCTTATCATCCTTTTTGAACATTCTAGAAGTTGAATTTCTTAATCTTTTAATCCTATTCTTTGCGGAAAGATTAAGTTTAGAACCTCTTTGCTTAAGCGTTTGTTTTTCTTCTGAAGCAGCTTCAGAAGTTGTCGCTTCCTTTTTTCCGGCATCATCTGCCTTCGACTGCTTTTTTGCTGTACTCCCTGTACTTTTCTTTCTGCTTGAAGCAGATGTCTTCCTTGCCGGCTGCTTTCTTCTTGAAGATGTTTTCTTAGTTGCGGATGGTTTCTCCTCTTCTGAAACCTCAGACTCATCTGACTGCTTTGCTTCAGAAGCTTTTGTACTGTTAGATGTTCTCTTTCTTGGTGGCTTTCTATTAGCAGCAGAACCACGCTTAGATTTAGAAACTACCGCTTCTTTCTCATCCTTATCTTCTGCATCATCTGCTTTCTCTGATGACGCTATATCTTCCTCAGTTTTACCCTCTGATTTTTCATCGTTGTCTGATTGTTTTTCCTCTTGATCAGAATCAGTAGACTTTGAGTCTTTCTCTTCTGTTGCTTTTTTAGAATCAGGTGTTTCTGACTTAGCATCTTCATCTTTTGACGCTTCAGACTCTGAATCATCTTTGTCTAACTCGTCTTTTGATTGTTCACTTTCTTCTTTGTCATCAGATTCTTCTTTGTCAGTTCCGTCCCCTGATTTTGATGAGTCATCTTTTGAATCCTCTTCAGATTCAGTATCTTCTTGTTTAGAATCAGGTGTTTTCGAAGACGTGTCATCATCGGATTTAACATCTTCATCTGAAGTATCTTCAGCTTCTTTTTCATCCTTATCTTCTGGAACGTCTGTTTTCTCTGATGACACCTTATCTTCATCAGTTTTATCCTCTGATTTCTCATCGTTGTCTGATTGTTTATCCCCTTGATCAGAATCAGATACTTTTGAATCCTTATCTTCTGTCTCTTCTTTATCATCAGATTCTTCTTTGTAAGACTCGTCCTCTGATTTTGATGATTCAGTTTTAGAATCCTCTTCAGAATCTTCATCTTGTTCAGAATCAGGAGCTTTTGAAGACGTGTCATCTTCTGATTTTGTATTTTCATCTTTTGACGCTTCAGACTCTGAATCATCTTTGTCCAACTCATCTTCTGATTGAGCACTCTCTTCTTTTTCATCAGATTCATCTTCTTCGTCAGACTCGTCTTCTTCTAACTCATCTTCAGATTGAGTACTTTCCTCTTCATCATCTGATTCACTTTCTCCTGTGTCTTCTTCTGGTTCTTCTTCTGATGATGGTTCTTCTTCATCAGGTTCTGTTTCTTTTGTGTCATCATCATGATCTAAAGAGGTTTCATTGGATGATTCGTTTTCTGATGTTTCCTGATCTGAGTTTTCGTCTTCTTCATCTGATTCTGTTGCTTCGTCTGAATCTGTTTCTTCTTCTGTTGTTTCTTCTCTGCTTGTGTCTTCTTCATCTTCTGTGTCTGTGTCGTCATCTGCGACGAGTTCATTTTCATGAGTGTCTTCATCAGATTCATCTACATAAAGCTTGTCTTCTTTGTGGAATGGGTTGAGTTTAGAAAGCAGTTTTTTGCGACAGCTTGGTGCTGACAGATAACCGACTGAGGCGCCGACAAGTGTTCCTGCAATCGTTTGTGTAAGTGTCCGTTCACGCTGTTTTTGCTTTTGCAGTTTTTTCTTTAGTTTCTTTTTCGACTTTTTACTCATGCTTATCCTCTCCATCTCGCTGCTTGTCAGATGATGAATTTTCTAATTGAGCTTTGTTGCTTTCGTTGAGTTTGTTTTCTAATTCTTCAACTCTCTTTTGAA is a window from the Staphylococcus sp. IVB6181 genome containing:
- the gvpU gene encoding gas vesicle accessory protein GvpU; protein product: MSSNSAKDDVLESFVQAANQDDFSLDITLMINGAIVTGTLISASEYFETQSKYFKGGNKRSKEFSEELAGASEAAESSDGEANYIHLKDVSIFLGDSKPTPSSGKITWRGNLSAVDSFFLGKIKTS
- a CDS encoding DUF402 domain-containing protein; amino-acid sequence: MKVKYIDKRHWRRLIERDYTEVKVNNNKFKGIIGLITMKKVKEPLKVSVVGQTIVVADNNYQWLQIVPDKKRYSITVMLDEKGNPLEYYFDINIKNITQKGKARTVDLCLDIIVLPNGEYELVDEDDLLRALETKQISKKQYHEAYIIAHQLMMKIDHDFASMQENIMYCYNKIKHKYLNDKHTTHHHRDKS
- a CDS encoding LysR family transcriptional regulator — its product is MKIEDYRLLITLDETRTLRKAAEILYISQPAVTQRLKAIENAFGVDIFIRTKKQLITTTEGAMVIEHARDMLKRERLFFDKMQAHMGEVNGTISIGCSSLIGQTLLPEVLSHYNDKYPNVEIQVRVGSSDHIKAHHRDYHIMIIRGSKILNLNNQYLFNDKHFFIYPKGKRDQAPELPFIEFQADPIYINQIKEWYGRNLGKDYHAMISVDQVATCKEMLVGGVGVTVLPEIMIKDLDPKRFDFEQVDIETHPLVRSTYLSYDSSMLQLPQVESFVDLVVNDIAEKPEA